In Lachnospiraceae bacterium, the DNA window GCGTAAATATTCGATCAGACGGTCCTTAAAAACAAGAAATTGTTTTGTATGCATCATTTCTTCCGCTTTTACACTATTCAGATCACGGATATAATCCTGATAATTCTGATTTAATCTTATAAAATCATTATTTAGATCCGTCCACCAGGTATATACTGTATTGGTATCCTTATCAAGCATATCTGGAAATTTTTCTATATTCCGCCTTATGCGCTCCAACAAAGTAGGTTCAAGAGATGCACCTTCAATAAACAGATTCTCCAGCCGTATTACCAGACGTTCTATCTCAACACTATATTCTGACATCTGGTATCTGTATTTTTTATGCTTAAACTCTTCTATTGAGGAAACTTTTCTGGTGTCCTGTATTGTATTCAGATTCTTCCATTCTGTCAGCATGGCAAGATCCTGCTGACACTGTTCCTGCTTATAATCTGCCCATAATGGATCTGCTGACATCTGCTCATAGACCTCTTCCTGATACAGCCAGTATTTCAATTTCTCATAATTTTCAAAAAAAATACGCATAATACAGCGATATCTGCTGACATTATCCGCATTTAAATATTTAGCTTCTGTTAATGGCTTTATTAATTTATCTGTGGCCTGCACCTGTTTTCTCCCTTGCGTTTATATTTGTCCGCACAATTTTAGCTCGTTTTTTAAAATCTGATCCCAATCCCGGAAACATTTGAAGGCTTTCAAATTTACCGTCTTTCCCCTCTCCTTCAGCTGCTTCCTTGGATTTCACATTGTTTCAGCTGCTTTTATTATACATGAAAAGCTATAATATTCAATGTGGATTTTTACATACAACTTTATTCCGCCACAGTACAGCCATGTGCTGATTTAAATGAGAAAGTGTGTTGCAAACTTGCTTGCATAAGCACGTTTGCATCCAGATCAGCATATGGTGGACGCCATGCTTCTTGTTTTCACGGATCACACCACATACTAAGAGCCAAGATCCCACTATCCAAGCAGTTTCCCGGCTCTTAGTTTACTATTCAAATTTCTTTGCGGACTGCGTTTCACAACACCCCAAGACTATGATCCGTGGTTTTGTGCCGCATACATGTTCTGTTTCCATTCTTTCCGTATCATTTTGCTGTCCTTTCTAATGGCAGCTGTGACTTCCGCATCCATGCTCTCCACATGTATGTCCTTCCCCATGGCTGTGCTCATGATGAGAGCACTTTACATCTGGATCATAATCAAGTGTTTCATTAATAAATGCTTCTACTGCCTTATCCGCATCCCCGGAAACTCCTCCGAAAAGCTTAATGCCTGCTGCCGCTAACGCTGCCTGTGCACCGCCTCCGATCCCGCCACAGATCAACACATCTGCATTTAATGCATTAAGAACTCCTGCTAATGCGCCATGTCCGTTTCCATTCGTATCTACTACTTCTGAATGTACTATTTTTCCTTCCTCTACATCATAAATCTTAAATGACTCTGTGTGTCCAAAATGCTGGAAAATCTGTCCATTCTCATATGTTACTGCTATTCTCATGATACCTTCTCCTTTTTCTACTGCATATTTTTGATAAAACTCCTGCTTGTAACATCCTCCAAGGCTGCAGTTACTGCTCTGACCATTACAGATCCTAAAATCCCCGCCTTCAATTTTGAGCGGATGCCCATCAATAAGTGCATCTGCTATTTTCTTCCTGGCAATCTCGTAGATCCGTTGAACTGTTGTTCTTGCGATCTGCATAGATACTGCACACTGCTCCTGGCTATAACCATTCTTGTCCAAAAGACGGATCGTCTCATACTCATCCACGGTCAGGATAATAGGTGTGTGTTTCTCAGCATCATCTGCCGGAAGGAACTCTAAAACATTAGGGAAATGACAGACTTTTCTGCATTTTACTGGTCTCGGCATATACTGCTCCTTCCTTTCTTGCTTTTCTTATATAATGATGTGAGTGTCAAAAGTAAATTTTGCCACTCACTGATGTAACCGGATTGCTCCATTGCTATGCAATTCCCGCAATCCTCGAACACCGAAAACGAAATAAAATGGCGTGTTCACACCATTTTATTTCGTTTTCGGTGTTCGGCGTGTCAATAAGTATAAATTGCTTATTTGTGCGAGCACAAACGCAATTTATACTTTTGACACTTATATCATATAATAGCTCTATAAAAGGCATATGTCAATAATATTTTTGACATATGCCTTTTTAATCTACGGCAGTGTTACCTGATATACAGTTATTTTTCTTTCATTAAAAGACCAACCCTACTCTCAAACATAAGCCCTCCAATCTTGTTATGGTGTTTAGACTCCGTTGAGTAAAACATTGTTTCCAGCAAAGTTTCAAGATTTTCCCACCGGAACAGCCTTGTATGACAGCAATCATTTCGTTTGTTTTTGCAGTCATACAGCTTTGACCTGAAATCATCCCACTACTGCTTATCATACCTTGCATAACCGATCTGATTCATGATCGAACCAAGTTCCGTTTTCTTTTTCTGTATAAAGGTTAGATACCATCCTAATGTAAATACTTCCGTGTTTGCATCTTTTAAATGAAGAATTTTTTTATCCTGCACAGCTGTCGCTGGAAGCCCTGGCATTCGATACTCCGGGAAATGATATTTTAATGCATCAACAAAACATTCCTGCATTTGCACTTCAATTGCTTTGCAAAATAATATACCGCAGCAAGATGCATCAATTTCTGCATTTGCCTGTTTGTATGCATTTTCTAAAAGAAGATATAATTTCATACCCCAAATAAGATTTGATCTTATCTCTGCGCTGAATTTTTTAACATCTTCCATACTATCAAACCCAAATCTGCTTAACTCCTGTGAAGTCAATTCTCTGCTCATGATATTCGCTTTACTGAGTTCATTTATTACTTCATCCGTTGATGGAATAAACTCTTCATCGCCCTCATTTTCTCCTTGTACATAAGAGACCGGGAAGGTACTCCCTGTTGGAATTTCTGAGCATAATTTTCTTAATTTTTCCTTATCCGACTCAGCTTTGAATATTCAGAAACAGATAGTTTTTCACTGGCATTTGTAATTCCATTTGACATTTTTTTCATTGCCCATGCCAATGGCGAAATTGATAACGAATTTGGAATATAGTTCCCATCTTTTGAAAACTTTAATTCTGCAAGTGCTATCTCATCATTATTTTCATCTGGGCTTTGACCGTTCCATTCAACATTCTGTGCAATTTTCCGAATGCAGACTTCCTTTCTCATGCACCCAACAAAAACATTAAAGTCACTCCATGCTGTAAGCTTCATTGCCTCTAAATCAGCTTTTGTCAATGTTTGAAGATTATCCCCGGCCTTAAACCGGACAAAATTCTCTACTACTTTTTTCGGGTGCTTGATCAGTCCCTCCTTCAGTTCTTTTTTATATTTAAATACTTTGTTTTCAATTTCTTTACACGGGTAGTTCATTTTCATTGTGGAAAGTGACGAAAATCATTTTTCTTTTTCATCAAAACTATTTTAGCCGGAAGAAATTCTGCGGATATCGCTTCCGGCTACATGTTTTATTGCTTAAGTTATCAACAGTATCTATAAATTCTCTTTTGAGGCGTGTTGAATTCATCGA includes these proteins:
- a CDS encoding DUF134 domain-containing protein, whose protein sequence is MPRPVKCRKVCHFPNVLEFLPADDAEKHTPIILTVDEYETIRLLDKNGYSQEQCAVSMQIARTTVQRIYEIARKKIADALIDGHPLKIEGGDFRICNGQSSNCSLGGCYKQEFYQKYAVEKGEGIMRIAVTYENGQIFQHFGHTESFKIYDVEEGKIVHSEVVDTNGNGHGALAGVLNALNADVLICGGIGGGAQAALAAAGIKLFGGVSGDADKAVEAFINETLDYDPDVKCSHHEHSHGEGHTCGEHGCGSHSCH